The following are encoded together in the Monodelphis domestica isolate mMonDom1 chromosome 5, mMonDom1.pri, whole genome shotgun sequence genome:
- the APOBEC1 gene encoding C->U-editing enzyme APOBEC-1 has product MNSKTGPSVGDATLRRRIKPWEFVAFFNPQELRKETCLLYEIKWGNQNIWRHSNQNTSQHAEINFMEKFTAERHFNSSVRCSITWFLSWSPCWECSKAIRKFLDHYPNVTLAIFISRLYWHMDQQHRQGLKELVHSGVTIQIMSYSEYHYCWRNFVDYPQGEEDYWPKYPYLWIMLYVLELHCIILGLPPCLKISGSHSNQLALFSLDLQDCHYQKIPYNVLVATGLVQPFVTWR; this is encoded by the exons atgaattctaagacag GTCCATCAGTAGGAGACGCCACTCTAAg GAGGAGGATCAAACCCTGGGAATTTGTGGCCTTCTTTAACCCTCAAGAACTCCGTAAAGAGACATGTCTCCTCTATGAAATTAAATGGGGTAATCAAAATATTTGGCGACACTCCAATCAAAATACATCTCAACATGCTGAAATCAACTTCATGGAAAAATTCACTGCAGAAAGACATTTTAACTCTTCTGTTAGATGCTCCATTACCTGGTTCCTCTCTTGGAGCCCTTGCTGGGAGTGTTCCAAGGCCATAAGAAAGTTTTTGGATCATTACCCCAATGTGACTCTTGCCATTTTTATTTCTCGGCTTTATTGGCACATGGATCAACAGCATCGTCAAGGACTCAAGGAACTTGTCCACTCTGGAGTGACTATCCAGATTATGAGCTACTCAG aGTATCATTACTGTTGGAGAAATTTTGTTGACTATCCACAAGGGGAAGAAGATTACTGGCCCAAATACCCCTACCTTTGGATTATGTTATATGTCCTGGAACTCCACTGCATAATTTTA GGGCTTCCACCTTGTTTAAAGATTTCAGGGAGTCATTCCAATCAGCTTGCGCTCTTCAGCCTTGATTTGCAAGACTGCCATTACCAAAAGATTCCATATAATGTTCTTGTAGCCACAGGGCTGGTCCAGCCATTTGTGACCTGGAgatga